TGATATatggattggccttcgaggggtttcagcgcaagttaaccagactgataccacggtttaaagtattcaaatatgagAAAAGGCTGcataaccttgccttgtattccattgtgtttagaagggtgaagcgtgatataaccgagctatttaaatagataaaggtgTTCGATAGTGTAGGCACAGAAACTGCTTCCTATGGCGGtgtaatctaaaccagaaggcattatcttaaaattggagctcggccatttaggagtgacatcagtaaacactttctcacacaaagttTAGTCGAAATTTACACTCGTTCTCCCAAAATCCTGTCAATTAATGGTCAGTTGTAAattttacagactctgatcgatagatttgttaaggtcagggtatcaagggatatggaaccaagacggtaattggagtgagggtgccgatcacccatggtctactggaatggtggaaaaggcttgtggggcagaatgatctaatcctgcgttcctatacgtcaagcaccagagtcatttctgcaatgagatttccggtaatcgcaggtccaatttcagtgtatctgaatgttctacaggaaaaaatgtccgatgatattattgcagcccatagagattccagcactcattttaacaggttaccgattgtataaatccgtgtctcgctgtattacctggagggcctggtcattgctctgtcggtcctgaggtgattatttgtcaggtttgggtcactatcggaaattccgagaatatctgtCCTCCATTCCCTCCAATCTTTGTGAGATGTTTATTGAtattacaatgtttttgaatctccgactcaaaatctaacattgtttttcatggaatgtctcggagcaatgcggttctaagtgagaatgagcccagtattcacacagtgggatgtcgttAGAGTGTGGAATTGTTTCAAttaatcgttagcagcgtcaggaacccctcgcaaatgttctcctctttgcatgctctgggTAACTTCTCTACCtggcctttaaatgtaacagccggggctcccatctgaatcagaagtttttgggtttgataccctgtcgaaaatctagtctgacattcgCATGGCATTCCCATGGCAGTTTTTCCGAATAAcgcaaaccttagccaactttaccaaccagaTGTTGTGTTTGTGGACCTTGATGTAGTATATATATACATTCAGTTACATTACAAGGTATGTTACGACGTTGCagaaaccatcttctgacaaacagtgaaagGCCACATTAACTTTGCTGGAGTGTAAAATACACGTGTTTTATTTCACGCCATTTCGGACAAATACGGTTGTGTTTTAAGGAAATCCTGAAACCATAGtggtgatgtatttattcagagctgaattcgtgcaccaagcacagtTATGGTCCGTAGCCAcaaatttcatttttaaatattTGCAATCAGTTGTACacacatgtaatgattatatttgTGACATTGCACTGGCAGTGGAACCGGTGACTGAAGGGATGGAGGGCTTGGAAAATAGAAATATTAAGACACAGTAATAATGATATATTGATTTGTAACTGGCAACAGTGGTGGTTGGATTCagtgagagaaggacattgtttccATTTTTGTCCTCTCATTATATAGCAGCTTCTATTAGAAACAAGAAtaattgtcaaatcgttttgttacgAGAATATTTGTTAATCAGGTATCACCAATATTTAAACTGTGACCCTGTTTAAGCAGAGGAGATAATGAATGAattgacaatgacatttctgcagccaccaatctccccCAATATCCCCTCACCATAACCTTTGATGCCCTATTTCATATTAAAACAAtcaatctctctcaccctggcctttcccctggtacagccctcattctcgctcactcaagtacaagggccgcagacttgtacggatgtgtcggacaactgatttaaccattctacgccagatttggctagactgcataaagtattatcgggccctacacgtgtctgctaaaactgctcactattccaacatcattctagaatggaaatataacccccggctactattctcgactgttaaccatcttgttaaactcctctccccagtcaCCTACACACTCACCTCCAtcaacaagtgtgagtagctcatggaattatttatctcaaagattgagaacacccaatcagctgcctctgccacttctcttccttcctctagcccaacaGGTCAAACATCATCTAACTTTCCACCCTGCCCGAGccatgaagtcgcatctctctctagtctctccctgatctgcccctcttgacctctccatgctcatcttatccatgagacccacttcctgctcacttgatcttgaccctattcccaccaagctcctctccttcaaatctaccgtcatcacccctctgctcaaaaaacaacccttcaccccaCTGGCCTTGCAAGCTACCGCTCTCtctccaaccttaatttccactccaaagtccttgaacatgttgtcacctcccggaactccatgtttgaaacccttCAGTCTGGTATTGACCATGCCAcactaccgaaactgctcttatcaaagtcacaaatggcatcctttgtgacattgacaaagataaactttccctcctcatcattctcgaccagtccgcagcctttgatatggttgagtgctccattttccaccaatggctctccaactgggtgggagtgcacatgcctggttccatccgtatctccctaatcgtagccagaacatcacttgcattcgcttctattctcacgataaatcgttgcatatcgtgttccccagGAATTTATCATTGGCCCCCACATGTTCTCCACGATATGATGCCCcttgccgacatcatccgaaaacacagcttcagtttccacatgtagactgctgatacctagctctacctcaccccacTTGTCTCGAGGCCTCCAAactctctaaattggcagactgcttgtccgacattcagtacttgttgagcagaaatgttgtccaattaaatattgggaataccgatggAATTTTCTTtgggtcccgccacaaactgtgttcactaaccaaagactcgatccctctcccgtgttctgtctgtgactgaaccagacagttcgcaatctaGCTATCATATTAGAACGGGAAATAATATTCTGGCCATATATCTGCAGCATATATAAAtccacctgtttccacctccataacattgcccgtctccgcccctgcctcagttcctctgctgctgaaacctccatccatgccttaattacctctagtttgtacagctccaacacactcctggctgaccttctacattctaccctatgtaaacttgaggtcattcaaaactcgccagtgcatgtccaatctcgcacgaaatcccacctgtgctcgctgagccacattgatcccggttcaacaatacctcgattccaaaattaTCCTTCtttgtacaaatccctccatggcctcgtccctcgctatctctgtaatctgctttagcatcgcaacctcccaagatgtctgcgctcctcaaattctaccctcttgtgcatccctgattataactgctcaaccattggtggccgtgccttcagctgtccgagccctgagctcttgaacagcctccctaaatcctcaccgcctctatacctccctttcttccttgaagacagtgcttataacctacctctgaccaaacttttggtaatCGGTcctaatttattcttatgtggctcggtgccaaatttatttgttatgtcttataacactcctgtgaagcacctcgggaagttttataaaggcgctatataagtagaaattattgttgttgttgtaataatattccaattgttgaattaattaagtgatttgacaaatactgaacAGGAGACATGATTTTACCAACTTTTATGAGGTTGTATagttcagatacataaattactgacagatttggccGTTTGCAATGTCCAGTCGGaaatattatctcctcatatcttcgccattatttcatgcagctcaccagctaacaactctgtggagcaccgtcaccacacggactgcagcggttcaagaaggcccacctccgtcttgtaaacagcacaggacggcccatttcttgtgtttgattcagagttactgtgtccatttttctctgtagatttctattatacttctgtatccatggtaaccacacccccccaccccacataccacacactcatacttaactatattaatattatatacccatgtgatttaatttccagctaagactgtattgtccaaacacagttgaacgggaatgcagttaattatttctactCCAGCCGCGTTATCTTTTTCAGGACatcttttcagtgccgatgtttcttttgtatatgtagtctttctctcgctctctgtctgtctctatttttttacaaatgaacacatggagctctttacctatatcaagttggaacaactgcTTTGTATCACACTATCCTGCACAGCAAAGGAATCCGAAacaaacacttctgagcatatcttacattgttgatagattgcgctggaagctcaggtatatataatgtcccacatccgctgggatgtattttccgccagtctttctcaccagagacagattctccatattgctatgtgccggattaatattaaagatggattctgccaattcagagtTTAGACTTCACCACGGAGCTTTTCTGAAGctcaatctcggcaggtatctcctgggctggactacagcctctattgtcacttgtactgtatctttgcttcggtctggagatcgccacccacagctccctctgaagtttgctccattattagaggcgtcaaaagcgaggagaagattatgccccttgtgccattgtgtactttggaatgtatatttttcctaggattacagaagaaggtgcaagataaggttgtttgttcatgatcacatctgaacttctcccccttgtggttattgttagaatttgtccagatgggggttgcactgtCCAAGGCACCAATGCAAAGACCTGCGACTTCCGGCCAAgaagtcagttgatcagattaaatgtttatctggtggattataaacgtaactgttgtaacttggttgagttgaaacatatcaactcccctattatcgtggtgtttgacagtagtttgtccaaaggtctttaATCCTAGAAAcagtctgcgaatacaacatgagaactctgagccatttcgtgcccacaccttgtatccgctcccctttcctgcccacggaaccaaatcccgcactttgtctcaccctcggttgttcccctttagcattcactgcatttcggtcTGGGGGCATTCTCAGCTCTGCCCAAACATCTCCCAATTGAGAATTGACCATTCACGACTTATTTTCAATTAGTtttctgttcatttcttcttccgtcactgaactgctacttttcgcaattatccataactccttctcacactgtccatttatttatacatttaaatggccagtagtttactcggatctccggtggatttctgcaccactttctacgaagttgcagtggcagaagggtaacagctccgaggaaatttccagagtctaTATGTCTATTCTATACTCTTTGTGAATCGTTTATTTTCGGGTATTTAACGCACACTCatagatatttaacattgcaattgtatgttaaaatcctgttctgctagacaattctagcagcggtaaagagttcagttccagtccccagatcctgcagtaaagtacatttcacaccaaatcctgtgtaactggctcccttgctgtaacctgacgcCTGATTCCCTGGTTCTGTTTGTTTCacttttacagctaatgtggtgacgattgtgatcctgtcccggggaaagtgcggtctctccagatgtatcactcgctacctggtggccatgtcagcggcggatctactgatcattatcactgatgtgatactggttcggattaatgattattatttcccgactaccttcctgtacatcacacctgtgtgttctttcctcATAGCGCTGAttcgtgcagtcaccgatatttctgtctggttcacaatcgctttcactttcgatcgttttgttaccatttgttgccagaagctgaggactaaatattgcatcgaaaaaactgcatccctggttataggaaccgtgtgcctgctgttctgtataaaaaacatcccctggttctttacTTTTGAACCCAACTATACAATCGACAATGTACCCTGGTTGTGTAATGTAAAacccgagtattacactgtaactgcttgggtaacatttggctggattaaccgttgtttaaccccactgctcccaatattcctgatattgctgctcaatgctctgactgtagaatacattttggcggccaacagagtccgcaggaggctgaggggcagcaagaaagatgagaatcacaatgatccggagatggagaaccgaaggaaatccatcatcttactcttcactatatccggtaacttcatactgctctgggcAACCTATGTGATATTTTTCTTATTAATGCGAATTACAAACCAGTATTATTATACAGGTTACAATGATCCGATGCTTATTGCAGACTATACCAGCTAtatgctgctgcttttgagctgctgtacaaacacgtgtatttatgcagtaacccagagtaaattcagagatgagctgaaaaatgggttgaagtatcctctgagaataatatttaatttagttcaggaaagaaaagttcagagcaattcccaacattagatctgcattacatcacatatcgtatcctgagttatattttacctgaacctcagcaggctacaactcaggcccaggcttcttcagacataacactgggcaatatctgacaaggcctacggtttcctatgtaagtgtctgtgaacaaggtagaagaccATTATGTAGACAGTGGTTTATAATAGCAGtagcagtttaattggattaaatcatgctcctggacacaaagagatacaagtcccagcattgaggtttcggatgttgtgaccatggaatgtttattgccggatgaacatcagaacacgtgggttatcccagggtagtgtaaaaggagaatacacctttcgatttaatagctgaagaatatcaggaagtgaatgataactgtgttggtttttgtgtgtggaaatacctggagaataataaacagatcattatatcaatcagcatgaattgtctttgaaagtttacattctccagttcacgaacagcttctccatcacctgcggctctgtggaatttattggaactgaagtgatgttcATTGTGGACCTGATtccattgtcctggtgtctgtgaacggtggtgtttccagcagtgagtcccctttcccactgtctatgtacaatggtgtttgcagagtagcaacaccactggcaatgagaaccagtagcacaGTGTGTGAacagctgcagactcttctcaggaagaaatgacccaggtggccattACCTGCTGTCAGACATCTGTGACCACAAGTCAGATTGGGCACcgtgacagcaatgtgattctaaccttgtgaacagtaaaatagtgtcgctttcatttagctctccttcaccgaaaacatactgaggctcactttctgcaggaaaaccccgccattgtcctaactcatgcactgcatatccggtatcagggtccagtgatccagacccagctgaagtgtgtgtgaatgtaaggctcactgtgtgagggaccagcctcagggtccagtgatccagacccagctgaagagtgtgtgaatgtgaggctcagtgtttgagggaccagcctcagggtccagtgatccagacccagctgaagtgtgtgtgtgaatgtaagggctcagtgtgtgagggaccagcctcagggtccagtgatccagacccagctgaagtgtgtgtgaatgtgatgctcagtgtgtgagggaccagcgtcagggtccagtgatccagacccagttgaagtgtgtgtgaatgtgaggctcagtgtgtgagggaccagtctcagggtccagtgatccagacccagctgaagtgtgtgtgaatgtaagggttcagtgtgtgagggtccagcctcagggtccagtgatccagacccagttgaagagtgtgtgaatgtgaggatcagtgtttgagggaccagtctcagggtccagtgaaccagacccagctgaagtgtgtgtgaatgtaagggctcagtgtgtgagggaccagcagcctcagggtccagtgttccagacccagctgaagtgtgtgtgaatgtaagggttcagtgagtgagggaccagcatcagggtctagtgatccggaCCCagttgaagagtgtgtgaatgtgaggatcagtgtgtgagggaccagtctcagggtccagtgatccagaccgagctgaagtgtgcgtgaatgtgaggctcagtgtgtgagggaccagtctcaggttccagtgatccagacccagctgaagtgtgtatgaatgtgaggctcagtgtgtgagggaccagcccctCACACAGATatgcctcacatccctcactgtaatactgatatacaccacaccactcactgtaacacttatatacctcacacccctcactgtaacactgacataccccacacccctcactgtaacactgatagaccccacacccctcactgtaacactgatataccccaaacaactcatataacactgatatacccgatacccctcactgtaacactgatctcccccacacccttcactgtaacactgatctaccccacacccctcacattaacactgatataccacacacccctcatattaacactgatataccccacacccctcactgaaacacttatatacctcacacccctcactgtgacactgaaataccccgcacccctcactgtaacactgatataccccacacccctcactgtaacactgattatccccacacccctcactgtaacgccgttataccccacacccctcactgtaacactgatgtacaccacactcctcactgaaacagtgatataacccacacccctcactggaacactgatatacaccacacccctcactgtaacaatgatataccccacacccctcactgtaacactgattgtcCCCGCACCCATCTctttaacaatgatataccccgcacccctcactgtaatactgatatacctcgcaccccttactgtaacactgatataccccacacccatcactgtaacactgatataccccacacccctcactgtaacatcgatataccccacacatctcactttaacactgagataccccacacaacTCATACACCACTGATATACctgatacccctcactgtaacactgatacaccccacaccccacacattaagtctgatataccccacacccctcacgataagactgatatacaacacacgactcactgtaacactgctataatccacacccctcattgtaacaattaactaccccacacccctcactatgacacttatatacctcacacccctcaccgtaacactgatatacctcacatccctcactgtaatactgacatATCCcaaaaccctcactgtaacactgatataccccacacccctcactataacactgatataccccacacccctcactgaaacactgatataccccactcccctcactgtaacaatgataacaCCCGCACCCCTCActtcaacactgatatacccacacccctcactgtaacactgttataccccaaacccctcactgtaacaccgatataccccacacccgtcatttTAACTATGCTATACCCGACACCACtcattataacactgatataccccacacccctcaatgtaacactgatatacacacacccctcactttaacactgatacaccacacactcctcactgtaacactgatataccacacatccctcactgtaacactgatataccccaaacccctcactgcaacactgatacactccacactcctcactgtaacactgatataccccacagctctcactgtctgatatacgccacacccctcactgtaacactgacataccctacacctctcactgtaacagttATATatgccacacctctcactgtaacactgaatcaccccacacacctcacagtaacactcttatactccaccctctcatagtaacactgaaataccccacacccctcactgtaacactgttatactccaccctctgatagtaacactgatataccccacacccctcactgtaacactgatataactcacacccttcAGGGTAACACCGAttaaccccacacacctcactgtaatactgatataccccacacccctcactgcaacactgatataccccacatcccttactggaatactgatataccccacatccctcactgttagACTGGTatagccacacccctcactgtaacactgagataccacacacagctcactgtaacactgatattgcccacaacccttactgtaacactgatatatcccacaccatcACTGTAACAATGGTACAGCCCAC
This genomic stretch from Pristiophorus japonicus isolate sPriJap1 unplaced genomic scaffold, sPriJap1.hap1 HAP1_SCAFFOLD_473, whole genome shotgun sequence harbors:
- the LOC139252667 gene encoding probable G-protein coupled receptor 139, which encodes MIYYPIIAAVGISANVVTIVILSRGKCVLSRCITRYLVTMLAADLLVIVTDVILVRIHDYYFPIIQAVMIYYPIIAAVGISANVVTIVILSRGKCGLSRCITRYLVAMSAADLLIIITDVILVRINDYYFPTTFLYITPVCSFLIALIRAVTDISVWFTIAFTFDRFVTICCQKLRTKYCIEKTASLVIGTVCLLFCIKNIPWFFTFEPNYTIDNVPWLCNVKPEYYTVTAWVTFGWINRCLTPLLPIFLILLLNALTVEYILAANRVRRRLRGSKKDENHNDPEMENRRKSIILLFTISGNFILLWATYVIFFLLMRITNQYYYTGYNDPMLIADYTSYMLLLLSCCTNTCIYAVTQSKFRDELKNGLKYPLRIIFNLFTNSFSITCGSVEFIGTEVMFIVDLIPLSWCL